In Armatimonadota bacterium, the DNA window GCGGCAACAAGTACGCTCCCAACCCCGCCCTGACCGCAACGTGGCCGGAGGTCTTCATCTCCATGGGCCTGACCGCCGAGCTGGTGGCCAAGCGCTTCCACATCAGCCGGGAGGAGCAGGACCGGTTCAGCCTGCGCAGCCACCAGCGCGCCGCCGCCGCCATCGCCGCCGGCAGGTTCGCCGACGAGATCCTGCCGCTGGAGGTAACGCGCTGGGAGGAGGAAGACGGGCGGCCCCGAAAGCGACAGGTCACCTTTGCCGTCGACGAGGGAGTGCGCACCGACACCTCGCTGGAGAAGCTGGCCGCCCTCCCTCCGGTCTTTGCCAGGGATGGGGTGATCACGGCGGGCAACGCCTCCCAGACCAGCGACGGAGCCGCCGCCGTGGTGGTCGCGGCGCCGGAGGTGGCAGCGCGGCTGGGCGCAAAGCCCCTGGGCCTCTTCCGTGCCTTCGCCGTCGCCGGGGTGCCGCCGGAGATAATGGGTATCGGCCCGGTGGAAGCCATCCCCAAGGCGCTGCGCCAGGCGGGGCTGCGTCTCGAGGACCTGGACCTGATCGAACTAAACGAGGCCTTCGCTGCCCAGGCGCTGGCGGTGGTGCGGGCCCTGGAGCTGAACGAGGAGCACCTCAATATCAACGGCGGCGCCATCGCTCTGGGCCACCCTCTGGGGGCCACGGGGGCCCGCATGACCACCACCCTGCTGTACGAGATGCAGCGCCGCCAGGCGCGATACGGTATGGTGACCATGTGCATTGGCGGCGGGATGGGTGCGGCCGGGATTTTCGAACGGCCGTAGATGCCGCGGGAGTTCCGCCCTCCGGGGCGGCGCGGTCGCGGTTTCCAGCGAAAGCGGTCGCGGTTTCAGCGAGAAGGGGAAGGCGAGGGAGGCCCCATGGAGACGCAGACAGCACTGACCACGCGCGGCGGCGGGTTCCTCCTGGCGGAGGGCGATCCACTGGCGGTCTTCACCCCTGAGCGGTTGAGCGAGGAGCACCGCCTGGCAGCGCGCTCCGTCACCGAGTTCCTGGAGCGCCAGGTCCTGCCGCAGACCGCAGCGCTGGAGGGCAAAGACTGGGAGCTGACGCGGCGGCTGCTGCGGGAGCTGGGGGAGCTGGGCTTTCTGGGGACGGAAGTCCCCGAGGCCTACGGCGGTCTGGGCCTGGACAAAATCACCTCCCTGGTGATCGCTGATGCCCTGGGGCCGGCGTCCTCCTTCGCCGTCTCGGTGGGCGCGCACGTGGGCATCGGCATGCTGCCCATCGTCTTCTTCGGCAACGAGGAGCAGAAGCAGCGCTTCCTGCCGCGGATGGCCCGGGGAGAACTGATCGGTGCCTACGCCCTGACGGAACCCACCGCGGGATCGGACGCCATGGCCATCCGCACCAGCGCCGTGCGCACGCCCGACGGCAGCGCCTACCTCCTCAACGGGAGCAAGCAGTTCATCACCAACGCCGCCTTCGCCGACCTCTTCATCACCTTCGCCAAGGTGGACGGCGAGCAGCACACCGCCTTCATCGTGGAGCGGTCCACCCCGGGGCTGAGCATTGGCCCGGAGGAGCACAAGATGGGGATCCAAGGCTCCTCCACCGCCTCCCTCCTCTTCGACAATGCCCGGGTGCCGGCGGAGAACCTGCTGGGCCAGGTGGGGCAGGGCTTCAAGATCGCCATGAACATCCTGAACATGGGCCGCTTCAAGCTGGCCGCCGGCTGCCTGGGGGCGGCACGGGCAACATTCCGCGAGGCGGTCCTCTACGCCCGAGAGCGCCGGCAGTTTGGCCGGCCCATCAGCAGCTTCGGCCTGATCAAGCAGAAGCTGGCGCAAATGGCCATGCGCCTCTACGCCGCCGAGTCCATGGTCTACCGCACCGGCGGGCTGGTGGAGCTGGCCCTGGGCGGGGCGCATGCCAACAGCCAGGCGGTGATGGCCGCGCTGGAGGAGTACGCCGTGGAGTGCTCCATCAACAAGGTCTTCGCCTCTGAGGTGTTGGACTTCGTGGTGGACGAGACAGTCCAGATCTTCGGCGGCTACGGCTTCATCGAGGAATACCCCGCGGCACGTGCCTACCGCGACGCCCGGATCAACCGCCTCTTCGAGGGGACCAACGAGATCAACCGCATGGTCGTCACCGGCATGCTCCTGCGACGGGCGCAGCGCGGGCAGCTGCCCCTGGTGCAGGCGGCGCGGGCGGCCACAGAAGAGCTCCTGGCTCCCCCGGCCGCAGGTGACGGACAGGGCACCGGGCCCCTGGCCGCCGAGCGGCAGCAGGTGGCGCTGGCGAAGAAGGCGGCGCTCTTTACCTCCGGGGTCGCTCTGCAGAAGCACGCCTCCGGTATCGAGGAACAGCAGGAAATTCTGGCCTGGCTGGCCGATATGGTAGCCGAGATCTTTGCCATGGAGAGCGCGGTCCTGCGCGCAGCGCAGGCCGCCGCGGGGGAGGAGACCCTGCACACTCTGCTGGCCCGGGGATACGTACAGGAGGCCCTGCCCCGGCTGGACGGGCTGGCCCGCCAGGTGCTGGCCGCCTCCGCGGAGGGCGAGGACCTGCGCACGGTCCTCGCCGGGCTGCGGCGGTTGCTGCGCTACACGCCGGTGAACACCGTAGCGTTGCAGCGGGCGATTGCCGACCGCGCTGTGGAGGCGGGGCGGTATCCCCTGTAGCCGTCCCCCCAAACCAAGGGAGGCCCCATGAGGATCACCACCGACCCACGCAAGGCCTTTCCGCGCCGTTTCGTCCCGCCCACGGCCAACATGGGCCGCTGGGAGGAGATCGAGCCGCTGGGCCAGGCCCTGCTGGCACGCCAGCCCCAGTCGCCGCAGGCGCTGGAACAGTGGCTGGAGGATACAAGCGAGCTGGCGGCGGCGGTCTGGGAGGAGCGCAACCGGCGCTACATCGCCATGACCTGCCAGACCGATGACCCCGATCGCGAGCGGGCCTTCCTGGCGTTCGTCCAGCAAGTGGAACCCCGGGTGAAGATGCTGGGGCACCGCCTGGACGAGGCTTACCTGCACAACCCGCACCGCACGGGGCTGCCCCCGCGCTACCGCCTTCTGGACCGGCGCATCGAGAACCGCTTCAGCCTCTACCGCGACGAGAACATCCCGCTGGAGGTTAGGGAGAACGAGCTGCGCACCCGGTACCAGAAGGTGAGCGGGGCGATGACCGTGGTCTTTCGCGGGGAGGAGCGCACCCTGCCTCAGATGGCTGTGTTCATGGAGGATCCGGACCGGGCCACGCGGCAGGAAGCCTGGGAGCTGGTCGCCCGGCGGCGCCTGCAGGACAGGGAGATCCTGGAGGATCTCTTCGATCAGCTGCGCGCCGTGCGGCTGCAGATCGCCGCCAACGCGGGGTTCACCTCTTACGTAGACTACATCTTCCGCCGCTACGAACGCTTCGACTACACGCCGCAGGATTGCGTCCGCTTCCACCACGCGGTGGAGGAGCACTTCGTCCCCCTGATGGAGCATCTCCTCCGCCAGCGGCAGCGCCTGCTGGGTGTCGACCGCCTCCGCCCCTGGGACCTGGATGTGGACCCGCTGGGCCGACCGGCGCTGCGGCCCTTCGCCGTGGCAGACGACCTGGTGGCCCGTGCCGAGGAGGTGGTCCGCCGGGTCGACCCTGAACTGGGCGAGCACTTCCGCTTCATGCGGGAGGAGGCGCTGCTGGACCTGGAGAGCCGCAAGGGCAAGGCGCCCGGGGGGTACCAGAGTGAGCTGACGGAAAGGCGCTGGCCGTTCATCTTCATGAACGCGGTGGGGCTGGACCGGGACGTGCGTACCCTGCTGCATGAAGCCGGTCACGCGCTCAACTCCATCGCCGCGCGGGAGGAGCCGCTCCTGGAATACCGGGACCCTCCGCTAGAGTTTGCAGAAGTAGCATCCATGGGCATGGAGCTGCTCTCTGCGCCCCACCTGGAGGTCTTCTACCCGCGGCCGGAGGATCGCCGCCGCGCCTACCGCGAGCGGCTGGAGGGGATCGTCCGCCTCCTGCCCTGGGTCGCCACCGTGGACGCCTTCCAGCACTGGCTCTACGCCCACCCGGCGCACACCCCGGAGGAGCGGCGTTCCGCCTGGGTGGCCACCTACACCCGCTTTCACCGCACGGTGGACTGGAGCGGCTACGAGGAGGCCCTGGGCTACCAGTGGCACCGCCAGCTGCACATCTTCCTCCACCCGCTGTACTACATCGAATACGGCATCGCCCAGCTGGGCGCGCTGCAGGTCTGGCTGCGCTCGCGGACCGACTACCGGGACGCCGTGGCCCGATACCGGGCGGCCCTGGCCCTGGGCGGTACCCGGCCACTCCCGGAGCTGTTCACCGCTGCCGGGGCGCAATTCCGCTTCGACGCGGAGACGGTAGCCCCGCTGGCGGAGGCGCTGGCGGAAGAGCTGGCGCAGATCCCCGATGCCTGACGCCTCCCCGGCCCCGCCTGACGATGGCTGAAGCCCTCCGCCCGCAGGAGCTCGGGCCCCGGATCGGCGCGCCCATCCCGCCGTTCGAGGCCTCCGACCAGTTTGGCCGCCAGCAGACCTTTGAGACCATCCGCGGTGCGTCCGGGGCGCTGATCGTATTCATCCGCAGCGCCGACTGGTGACCCTACTGCAAAGGCCAGCTCGTGGAGCTGGAGCACAACAGGCAGCGGCTGGCGGCAGAGGGCTGGGGGATCTGCGCCATCAGTTACGATCCGGTAGAGGTCCTCCGTGACTTCGCCAGGCGCCGCGGCATCACCTATCCTCTGCTGGCCGACCCGGATTCCCGCATCATCCGCCGCTTCGGCCTCCTCAACGAGGAGATCGAGCCGACCAGCCGGGATTACGGGGTTCCCTACCCGGCGACCTTCCTGGTGGACCAGCGGGGGGCTGTGGTGCACAAGATCATGGAGCAGCACTATATCCACCGCCTGCCCGTGACCACGCTGCTTTTGCGCCTCGGCAAGACCCCCCTCCTTCCGCCGCCGCGCCCGGTCCGGCAGCTCCCCTACCTGGAGATCCTGACCGCGGCCACAGAAACCGCCCTCTACCCCGGCAACCTGGTGACCATTTACGCCGACCTGCAGCCTCATCCGGGGGTAGGCGTGTACGCTCCCGGCGTAGCCGGGTACCAGGGCGTAGCGCTGACGTTAGAACCACAGCCCTACCTGCAGGTCCGCACCGTCCACTATCCCGCGGCGACGGTCCTGCCTGTCCCCATCCCGGGAGAGACGCTGACCGTCTACAACCGCCCGGTGCGAATCAGCGTGGAGGTGGCGCTGGGGAACCGCCTCGAGCTGCAGCCGGTCTACGAGGCCGGTGGCACCCTGGAGATCCGGGGGAAGCTGGCCTTCCAGGCGTGCGACGACCGCGCCTGCTACCCTCCGCAGGAAGTCCCGCTGCTCTGGACCTTCTCGCTGCGCCCTCCGGACCTGGAGCGCCCGCCCGAGGCTTTGCAGTACCGGGAGAAAGGCGCGAAGCGGTAGAAGGCCCTGCGATGAGGTCGGCGGGCTGACCCACGGGGCTCAGAGTACCGGGGGACGGTCTCAGACCACCCGGACGGCTGGGACTCCCGGAGGAGGGCTCAGACCACCGGACGGTGGAGCAGGTCGAGGACCAGCGCAGCCGTCCAGGAGAAGTCCTGCCCGCCTCTCCCCTCTCCGGTGTAGGCATGGAAGTACTCGTAGAACCCCCCCGTGCGCACGAGATCCAGCGTCTCCTCCGCCAGCTCCCGCGCCTCCTCCCGCAGGCCCAGCCGTTCCAGCCCCCGCAGCAGCAGCCAGTTGATGTTCACCCAGACCGGGCCGCGCCAGTAGCGCGCGGGGTCGAAGCCTGGCTGGTCAGGGGGCACAGAGGGGAGGAGGCGGCATCCGTGGCTGCGGCGGCGGTAGCGGGCCGCCATGGCCGCAGCCTGGCCGGCGTCGATGAGCCCGGCAAAGATGGCAACGAGGCCCGCCACTGTGTCCACGGGGATCTGCGCTCCCCGCTGCAGGTCGTAGTCACGGAACAGCTGCGCCTCTTCGCTCCAGAGCGTCCGCCGGTAGGCTTCCCGGAAGGCCTCCAGCTCCTCCTGAGGAAGCGGGGGCGGTTCGTCCAGCGCTGCCGCGATGCTGTTGAGGTCGGTGGCTGCCTGATACCAAATGGCATTAAATAGCGCGTCGTACACGGCAAAGGGCGAGCATGCCAGCACCTCCGGCAGCTCGTAGCCCGCTCCCGTGATGACCTCCACCAGGTACATGTACAGGTCGTAGTCCGCTGCTGTCGGCCGCTCCGCAGCCTGCACCACGGTGGTGTCGGTGCGCCGGTAGGATCGCGACGGCTTGAGGCCCAGGCCCACCAGGTGATCCCAGCGGGGGCTGTTGTCCAGCCCGCTCTCCCAGGGGTGCAGGACAAGGATGAGCGGGGAGCCGCCGGCGGTCCGCCGTTCCGGGAAAAAGCGGACCGAGGCCCGCAGCGGCTCGTAGACCCGCCGCCACCAGGTCATGCGGATATCCACGTCCGGCTGCATCAGGCCCAGCAGGGAGACGGCACTGGCCAGCACCGGGGGCTGGGTGATGCCGCTGGTGCGCTCGCCGGGGTGGCGCACGGGCACTCCCGGCCAGTTCTCCGGGCCGGGGGTGTAGTCGCGCACTGCGGGGTTGTACCGGATATGCGGCACCATGCCGTTTATCCACTGCCCGGCCAGCAGGCTCTCCACCTCGCGGGTCGCCCGGAGCCAGTCCAGGTGCCCCCAGCCCACGGCGATGAAGGCACTGTCCCAGTTCCACTGGTGGGGGTAGAGGCGCGGGCTGGGGCGGGTGTAGTCCCCCAGGTCGTTGGTGCGAAGGACGGCCTCGGCGGCCGCGGCCAGTGCAGCGTCCGACGTGATCATCCGTGGGGTAGGGCCTGACCGCTGCGTGCGTCCATCAGGCGGATGCGCGCCGGATCAAAGCGCAGCCAGACGCAAGAACCCCCGGTCGCGTGGAACTCCACGGCTGTGGTGACCTTCAGCACGGCGCCGCCCGCCTCCACGGTCAGGAGCTGCTGCGGGCCCACCGGTTCCAGCACCAGGACCCGTGCCGGGATGCCCTCCGGCACCGGCTGGAGGCTTACGGCGATATGCTCCGGGCGGATGCCCAGCAGTACCGGGCCGGATACCTCTGCAGAGGTGCGACCGTTGGCGGGAATACTGACGCCGGCCACCTCCACCACCTGCCGGCCCTCCTCCCACCTCAGGATCGCCTCCAGGAAATTCATGGGCGGATTGCCGATGAAGCCGCCCACGAACTGGTTGACGGGTGTGTCGTAGACGCGGGCCGGAGTATCGCACTGGACGATGCGGCCGTCCTTCATCACCGCGATCCGCTCCCCCAGGCTCAGGGCTTCCACCTGGTCGTGGGTCACGTAGACCGTGGTGGAGCGCACCTCGCCGTGGAGGCGCTTCAGCTCGGCGCGCATCTGCAGCCGCAGCAACGCGTCCAGGTTGGATAGTGGCTCGTCCATGAGCAGGACCTGGGGGCGCATGACGATGGCCCGCGCCACCGCCACCCGCTGGCGTTGCCCGCCCGAAAGCTGCCCCGGGTAGCGGTCCAACAGGTGGTCGATCTGCAGGAGGGCCGCTCCCTCTTCCACCCGCTGCCGCACCTCCGCAGGGGGCAGGCGACGCATGCGCAGACCGAAGGCGATGTTGTCGAAGACGGTCATGTGGGGAAAGACGGCGTAGCTCTGGAAGACCATGGCGATCTCCCGCCGCGCCGGGGGCCAGTCGGTGACGTCCCGCCCGCCGATGAAGACGCGGCCGGAGTCCACCCGCTCCAGGCCAGCCAGGCAGCGAAGCACCGTGGTTTTGCCGCAGCCGCTGGGCCCTAGCAGCACCATGAACTCGCCGTCGCCGATCTCCAGCGAGACGTCGTCGACCGCAATCACCCTGCCGAACTGCTTGCGCACCCGTTGCAGCGCAATGGTGGCCATGGCTTTCCCGCGTCCCTCCCTGGCCCCGCCTCCTCAGCGGACGGTGACCCCCCACAGTGTCAGCAGGTACCGCCGGATCAGCAGAATGACGATCAGGGCGGGGACGATCATGAAGAATCCGGCGGCAAAGCGGTAGTCCAGCGGGGCTCCGGCAGCGCCCACGGCGTTCATCACCAGGGCAGGGAGCGTGCGGTTGCGCAGGGTGAGGATGGTGGCGGCGAAGACCTCGTTCCAGGAGAGGACGAAGGTGAAGATGGCCGCCGCGGCCAGGCCCGGGAGGGCGATGGGGAGGGCCACCCGGCGGAAGGCCTGCAGCCGGCTGCAGCCCAGGGTCAAGGCCGCCTCCTCCAGTTCCAGAGGCACGCCCAGGAAAACGCTCATGGTGATGATGATGGTGAAGGGCAGGGCCAGAGCCGTGTGCACGAAGGCCACACCCCACAGGGTGTCGTACAGCCCCCAGCGGATGAAGGCCACCGCCAGGGGTACTGCCAGGATGGTGGCAGGAAACATCTTGGTGGCCAGGATCCCCAGGCGGAAAATCTCCCGGCCGGGGAAACGGAAGCGGGAGAGGGCGTAGCCGGCCGGCGCTCCGATGGCCACCGACAGCCCGATGGTCAGGGCGGCCACCAGCAGGCTGTTCAGGGTCGACGGCAGCACCCCCTGCGCCTGGAAGAAAAAGCGCATGGTCTCCGCCGACCAGGGCTGCGGCAGCAGCGGCCGCGGCCAGGCGTAGAGCTGCGAGCGCGGGGTGAAGCTGGCCAGGGCAATAAGCACAAGCGGCAGCAGGACCCAGGCAGCCAGCAGCGCCACCGTCACCCCCAGAAGAGCCTGCCGCGCGGGACGGCTCATGCGCGGGCCACCTCCTCCTCCCGGGTGCGCAGCAGGCGCAGGTAGAGCACGGTGACGGCCATGGACGTTCCCATGATCAGCACGGCGTAGGCGCTGGCCACGTGGGGGTTGCGGTAGATGGTGTACTGAAAATACGCCTCCCCCGCCAGGACCGGGACGATGCGCCCGGCCAGGGTGATCACGGTGGCAAAGAGCTGAAACGCCAGGATGGTGCGGATGATCAGCGCCGTCTGCAGGACGGGCCGCAGCAGCGGCAGGGTCACGTAGCGCAGCTTCCGCCAGCCGGTGGCCCCGAAGACCTCCGCCGTCTCGAAGAAGTCCCGCGGGATCAGCTGGAGGCCCGCCACCAGGATGAGCATGACGATGGCCGTCGCTCGCCAGACCTCGGTGGCCACGATGGCGCCGTAGAGCAGCAGCGGCTGCTCAAACGTCAGGAAGGTGATCGGTCGCGGCACCAGGTTCAACCCCTGCAGGAGCATGTTCAGGTAGCCGCGCTCCGTGAAGATGGACAGCCAGACCAGCCCGGCGGCCAGGTCGGAGATGCCCAGAGGGATGGCAGCCACGTAGAGGAAGGCGGTGTGCCCGGTGAAGCGGCTGTGCACCAGCAGGGCGATCAGCAGGGCGATGGTCACCTGCAGGGGGATGACCATGGCCGCAAGCAGCAGGCTGTTGCGGAGCGCCCCGCTGAAGTACGTGTCCCCCACCATGGCCTGGAAGTAGCGCAGGGTCAGGGCGCCGTCGGGGCCGCGGATACTTAGGGCCAGCGCCTGCAGCATGGGGTATACGAAGAAGGCCGCCAGGAAGATCAGGGTGGGCAGCAGCAGCAGGTAGGGCAGCCAGTCGATACGCAGGACGACCGGAAGACCGGGCCGCTCCAGGTGGCGCTGGGCGACGGTCATGGCCGGACGCGGGGAGGCGGAATGACCTCCCCGCGCTCACACTCCGGCATCGGCTAGTCCGGCCGGCAGGGCCGCTCCGGAGGGTCGGGCGGCGGGCAGATGGCGTTCATCGCCCGGTAGAGCTCCTCCAGGCGGCGCGCCTGCGCCGCCAGAACGTCCTCGATCTTCTTCCCCTGGACGGCGATCTGGGTGAACGTGTCCACGTATAGGGGGACGAACTCGCCCGAGCGCGCCCCCAGCCCGATGGGCAGCAGCGCCGTCCTGGCGTCCCGGGCGGTGGCCTGCGCGGTAACCCCGTCCGCCATCACCTTCAGTCCTCCTGTGGGCACCGCTCCGGCGGCCTCCCGCACCGTGGGGAAGAAGGCAACGCCCTGCAGGGTGAGGACCTGCGTGCGCGGCCGGGTGAGGTACTCGATCAGGCGCGCCGCCCCCTCCGGGTTGGGCGAGTACCGTGGAATTCCCAGCCCGGCGATGACCGCCAGGAAGGATCGGCCCCGCGGCCCGGCCGGGGAGGGCAGGACGACGAAGTCGTCGGGCCGCTCCCGCAGGGCTGGCAGGAGGCGGGCGGTGTGGTCCCAGGCCACCCAGACCTCGCCCCGCAGCAGCGGCTCGTGCATGAAGGTGTACAGGAAGGACGACGGGTGGGTCACCCCCCAGAGCCGGCGCAGGTACTGCCACATCTGCACGGCCTCCGGCGACTTGAATTTCTTCACCTGGGCACCGGTGTAGGCGGGGTAAATGTAGCCGTGGAGGAACCGCCCGTACAGCCCACCGGGAGCTGCGGGGAAGCCCAGGCGGCGCTCGCCGGTGGCCTGCCTGATGTTCTCCCCCCACTGCAGCAGGTCCTCATAGGTCATGGCCTGCGGGTTCCGCCCGGCGGGGAAGTGGGGCAGGGCCCGCTTGTGCGCTGCGATCAGGTAGGTGGCCTGCATCCAGGGGATGAAGGCCTGCACCCCGCCGATCTGCCCGGCCTTCACCAGGTCGGGGATGAAGGTGCGGTCGCGGCGGGCTTCCAGCTGGCGCAGCACATCCGCCACATCGCGCAGCGCGCCCTCGGCTACCAGCAGGGGGAAGTCGCCGTGCAGGGTTCCGGTAACATCGACCGTGCCCCGCCCGGCCCGAGCCTCGGCCACCAGGCGGTCGATGTAGGGGCCGGCCAGGTCGCCGATGAAGCGCACGCGGATCCCTGTCTCCTCCTCGAACCCCTTGAGCAGGGTGGTGCGCGCCCACTCCTGTTCGTGGACGGGGTTGAGCTGTGTGGAGGTGAACGTCAGCTCAACGGCCGGTGCGGAGGCCGCCGGCACCGCGCCGGCAAGCACACCCAGCAGCAACAGCAAGACCAGCCTGCTCGCTCTCATCCCGCGCCTCCTTTCTCCGTACCGTTCTGGCCCGCCACACTGCGCCGCCCGCGGGACAGGGGAGAGAAGCCGCCACAAACGACAACCGGCCCGGAAGAACCCACCGGGCCGGAACGCGCACGGTGCCGCTCCTCCTCCGAAACGCCTACGGGGTTAGCTGACGGGCTCGGGCTTCAGAGGATGCCCTAGCTCCGCCCGATGGCGGAGATTCGCCCCACAAGTACGGAGTCCCCCGCTCCCACCCTGGGATTCGGCGCAGCAGGCTTCTCTATGGCACTACCCCTCTTTCACGCACACCCACCATAGCACAGGGGTTCCCCCAGCGTAAACCGCCGCGTCTGCGCAGTTGTTCCGAAGCTCCTGCGTTGCCAGCCCTGGTCGCATCGGGCGGCCCGCGGCGCACTGCAGCCGCCGCGGCAGGGGTTCGCTACAGGGCGCTACGTCCGCCGTCGACGACGATCACCTGGCCGGTGATGTAGTCGGAGGCCGCCGACGCCAGGAAGACGGCCACACCTTTGAGCTCACCCGGCCGGCCGATGCGGCCCAGCGGCGTGTGCGCCTCCACCTCCCGTTGGGCCCGCTGCAGGACCGCCCGGCTCATCCGCGTGGGGAAGAAGGCGGGGGCGATGGCGTTGACGTAGACGTTGTAGCGGGCCCACTTCACGGCCAGATCCCGGGTGAAGGCCACCAGCCCCCCTTTGGCCGTGCTGTAGCCGATGGCGTCCAGGATCTCCGGCGGATCGCCCAGCAGCCCGGCCAGGGAGGCGATGTTGATGATCTTGCCGCGGCGGCGCTGGACCATCAGCCGGCCCACGGCCTGGGTCACCAGAAAGGTCCCGGTGAGGTTCGTCTCCAGGACCTGACGCCACTTCTCCAGCGGCATCTCCAGGACTGGTGCGCCCCAGGAGATGCCGGCGTTGTTCACCAGGATGTCGATGGCGCCGAAGCGGTCCAGGGCTGCGCGCACGCACGCCTCCACCTGGTCGGGCTGGGTGATGTCGCAGACCACACCCAGGCAGGCCATCCCGGCGGCCCGGAGCTCCTCCTCCGTGGGGCGTAGCCACTCCTCCCGCCGTGCGGCAATCACCAGCGCTGCCCCGGCCTCCCCCAGCCCTTCGGCCATCTCCTTCCCCAGGCCGCGGGAGCCCCCGGTGACCAGGGCCACCCTGCCGGAGAGGTCAAAGAGCTCCTGCACCCGCACACCTGCAGACTAGGCGACGTCCCGCCACTGAGTCCAGATCAGGCGGCAACGGGTCAGCGGAAGGCACGCAGCATGGGTTCTAAGTCGATGCCCTCCAGCTCCTGGGGCCACATGGGGACTCGCCGCTGCGCTTTCCGCCTGCGGGGGTTGCGGTAGACCACGCCCAGCGGCGAGCGGCCGCGGCGGCGGAAGTCGGCCAGCAGCTCCCAGGCCGCCTCCAGGCTGGTGGGGTCGTGATCCGCGGGGACAGGCTGCAGGCGCTCCCGGAACCAGTCGTAGGTGTTGAACTTGTTGTAGGTGACGCAGGGAGAGAAGTCGTTGACGAAGGCGAATCCCGGGTGCTCCATGGCCTGCGCGTAGACTTCAGCGGCATGCTTGGGATCGCCGGAGAAGGACTGGGCGATGAAGGTGGCGCCGGCGGCCAGGGCCAGCCGCAGCGGGCTGAAGGGCGGCGGCTCCTCCTCGGAGAACTCGGGGAAGTCCTGCCCCAGCCCTCCGGTGGGAGAGCGCTGCCCCGTGGTCAGCCCGTAGACCCCGTTGTCCATGACAATGAGCGTCACCTGGGGGTCCCGACGGCAGGCGTGCACGAAGTTCTCCACCCCGATGGCAAAGGTGTCCCCGTCGCCGGCCAGTGCCACCACGCGCAGGTCCGGGTTGGCCATCTTCACCCCCAGGGCATAGGCCAGCGGACCGCCGTGGGTACCGTGGAAGCCGTTGCCGTTCAGGTAGTTACGGATTTGCCCTGAGCAGCCGATTCCCCCGATGAGCAGTACCTCGTGCGGCACCAGCTCCAGGCGGGTGAAGGCCAGCTTCAG includes these proteins:
- a CDS encoding sugar ABC transporter permease, whose translation is MTVAQRHLERPGLPVVLRIDWLPYLLLLPTLIFLAAFFVYPMLQALALSIRGPDGALTLRYFQAMVGDTYFSGALRNSLLLAAMVIPLQVTIALLIALLVHSRFTGHTAFLYVAAIPLGISDLAAGLVWLSIFTERGYLNMLLQGLNLVPRPITFLTFEQPLLLYGAIVATEVWRATAIVMLILVAGLQLIPRDFFETAEVFGATGWRKLRYVTLPLLRPVLQTALIIRTILAFQLFATVITLAGRIVPVLAGEAYFQYTIYRNPHVASAYAVLIMGTSMAVTVLYLRLLRTREEEVARA
- a CDS encoding extracellular solute-binding protein; translation: MRASRLVLLLLLGVLAGAVPAASAPAVELTFTSTQLNPVHEQEWARTTLLKGFEEETGIRVRFIGDLAGPYIDRLVAEARAGRGTVDVTGTLHGDFPLLVAEGALRDVADVLRQLEARRDRTFIPDLVKAGQIGGVQAFIPWMQATYLIAAHKRALPHFPAGRNPQAMTYEDLLQWGENIRQATGERRLGFPAAPGGLYGRFLHGYIYPAYTGAQVKKFKSPEAVQMWQYLRRLWGVTHPSSFLYTFMHEPLLRGEVWVAWDHTARLLPALRERPDDFVVLPSPAGPRGRSFLAVIAGLGIPRYSPNPEGAARLIEYLTRPRTQVLTLQGVAFFPTVREAAGAVPTGGLKVMADGVTAQATARDARTALLPIGLGARSGEFVPLYVDTFTQIAVQGKKIEDVLAAQARRLEELYRAMNAICPPPDPPERPCRPD
- a CDS encoding SDR family oxidoreductase, translated to MRVQELFDLSGRVALVTGGSRGLGKEMAEGLGEAGAALVIAARREEWLRPTEEELRAAGMACLGVVCDITQPDQVEACVRAALDRFGAIDILVNNAGISWGAPVLEMPLEKWRQVLETNLTGTFLVTQAVGRLMVQRRRGKIINIASLAGLLGDPPEILDAIGYSTAKGGLVAFTRDLAVKWARYNVYVNAIAPAFFPTRMSRAVLQRAQREVEAHTPLGRIGRPGELKGVAVFLASAASDYITGQVIVVDGGRSAL
- a CDS encoding thiamine pyrophosphate-dependent enzyme yields the protein MSVQPAARASASKVWEENAVPRHRIQWCPGCGDYGVLNALKLAFTRLELVPHEVLLIGGIGCSGQIRNYLNGNGFHGTHGGPLAYALGVKMANPDLRVVALAGDGDTFAIGVENFVHACRRDPQVTLIVMDNGVYGLTTGQRSPTGGLGQDFPEFSEEEPPPFSPLRLALAAGATFIAQSFSGDPKHAAEVYAQAMEHPGFAFVNDFSPCVTYNKFNTYDWFRERLQPVPADHDPTSLEAAWELLADFRRRGRSPLGVVYRNPRRRKAQRRVPMWPQELEGIDLEPMLRAFR